One Mycobacteroides abscessus ATCC 19977 genomic window carries:
- a CDS encoding flavin-containing monooxygenase: MTGTTTTLIVGAGFAGIGTAIRLLQEGTDDFVILERSNRVGGTWRDNTYPGAACDIPSLLYSYSFEPNPGWTHTYSGSAEILEYIDTIVTKYDLARFIQFDTDVTALEFDEGAGIWVADTADGKRYQARSVVMASGPLADASFPDIRGIDSYEGKKIHSARWDQGYDLGDKRVAVIGTGASAVQILPELVKSAASVKVFQRTPGWVLPRVNLKHPAWARSTFKQLPVSEQALRDAWFWAHEVMAVGMVWNTAATSAIQLAAKAHLRRQVKDPWLRRQLTPHFRPGCKRMLMTSDYYPALQSDNCKLISWPIATLSPNGVRTADGVEHEVDCIVFATGFDVCKRGTPFPISGLGGRKLGDEWSQGRYAFKSVSVAGYPNLFFTFGPNSGPGHNSALVYMEAVIDYVVKAIKLLQQNDIGTLDVREDRQGRYHSEIQRRLRRTTWNSGCSSWYLTEDGYNGTMYPGFATQFMRELSRLDPRDYVITRRDDAHLRLTQ, translated from the coding sequence ATGACAGGCACCACCACGACGTTGATCGTCGGCGCCGGTTTCGCAGGTATCGGTACGGCGATCAGACTGCTTCAAGAGGGTACAGATGACTTCGTCATTCTGGAACGGTCAAATCGCGTCGGAGGCACCTGGCGAGACAATACTTACCCTGGTGCGGCCTGCGATATTCCCTCGCTTCTCTACTCCTACTCGTTCGAGCCGAATCCGGGCTGGACTCATACCTACTCGGGGAGCGCTGAGATCCTCGAATATATCGACACGATCGTCACCAAGTACGACCTTGCCCGGTTCATCCAGTTCGATACCGATGTAACCGCCTTGGAATTCGATGAGGGTGCCGGCATCTGGGTGGCCGACACGGCTGACGGAAAGCGTTATCAAGCTCGTTCAGTCGTGATGGCCAGTGGACCACTTGCCGACGCCAGCTTTCCGGATATTCGGGGTATTGACTCGTACGAGGGAAAGAAGATCCACAGCGCTCGATGGGACCAGGGCTACGATCTCGGCGATAAGAGGGTTGCAGTCATTGGGACAGGCGCGAGCGCGGTGCAGATCCTTCCTGAGCTCGTGAAGTCGGCTGCGTCGGTCAAGGTCTTCCAAAGAACGCCCGGCTGGGTGTTGCCCAGGGTGAACCTCAAGCATCCGGCTTGGGCGCGTTCGACCTTCAAACAATTGCCGGTGAGCGAACAGGCGCTCCGTGACGCCTGGTTCTGGGCTCACGAAGTGATGGCAGTGGGTATGGTCTGGAACACCGCTGCGACGTCAGCGATACAACTGGCGGCGAAGGCTCATCTCCGTCGGCAGGTGAAAGACCCCTGGTTGAGACGTCAGTTGACGCCCCATTTCAGACCTGGCTGCAAACGTATGCTTATGACCAGCGATTATTACCCGGCGCTACAGTCGGATAACTGTAAGCTGATCAGCTGGCCTATCGCCACACTGTCACCCAACGGTGTTCGAACCGCCGACGGTGTCGAGCACGAGGTGGACTGCATCGTTTTTGCCACCGGCTTCGATGTGTGCAAACGTGGCACCCCGTTCCCGATTAGCGGCCTCGGTGGTCGGAAGCTTGGGGACGAATGGTCTCAGGGGAGATACGCCTTCAAGAGCGTGAGCGTGGCCGGCTATCCGAACTTGTTCTTCACTTTCGGACCGAATTCCGGGCCAGGCCACAACTCGGCGCTCGTATATATGGAGGCAGTAATTGACTACGTAGTCAAGGCGATCAAACTCCTTCAGCAAAATGACATCGGTACTTTGGATGTGAGGGAGGATCGTCAGGGCCGCTATCACTCCGAAATTCAGCGCCGCCTTCGACGAACGACATGGAATTCGGGGTGCAGCAGTTGGTATCTGACCGAGGACGGCTACAACGGCACGATGTACCCGGGTTTCGCGACCCAGTTTATGAGAGAACTTTCCCGCTTGGATCCTCGTGATTATGTGATCACCCGGCGCGATGATGCACACCTCCGGCTGACGCAATAA
- a CDS encoding alpha/beta hydrolase — MTRMDAPDWQPSLASHLVAMSSRTTLRPLAQLMPSNAYGLAVMDRVLRTALVASRPRRGVTVRKVDTVFAGGPVRGDWITTPAINPHANPLLYIHGGAYSMCSPETHRGLLGELASASGRPIFAVKYRLAPRYPYPAAADDALNAYRWLTSGGSPGSCQRTVAVAGDSAGGQLTMATALGARAVGLPLPDAMLLMSPVLDLRCELARAREIRRRDPFASAQSAARALDLYVGGADRGDPRLSVLDADLTSMPPILIQVGGREMLIDDSRRLAERLQSAGSHVEIQVYRGQIHVFQAMFRILPEARDAIHRAGRFLEASEVR; from the coding sequence ATGACCAGGATGGATGCCCCCGACTGGCAGCCCAGTCTTGCCAGTCATCTCGTCGCGATGTCCTCGCGAACCACGCTGCGGCCACTGGCGCAGCTGATGCCATCAAACGCCTACGGACTTGCGGTGATGGATCGCGTGCTTCGAACAGCGCTCGTAGCCTCACGGCCTCGGCGCGGCGTCACAGTGCGCAAGGTTGACACTGTATTCGCCGGAGGCCCGGTTCGTGGGGACTGGATCACCACGCCTGCCATTAATCCGCATGCCAACCCTTTGCTGTACATCCACGGCGGCGCCTATTCTATGTGCTCGCCGGAGACGCACCGCGGTCTTCTCGGTGAACTCGCCTCGGCGAGCGGGCGCCCCATCTTCGCAGTGAAGTATCGTCTTGCCCCGCGGTATCCCTATCCCGCAGCCGCGGACGATGCGCTGAATGCGTATCGCTGGCTTACCAGCGGAGGGTCCCCGGGTTCTTGTCAGCGCACCGTCGCGGTTGCCGGCGATTCAGCGGGCGGTCAGCTCACGATGGCCACGGCCTTGGGCGCACGTGCAGTTGGATTGCCGCTCCCTGATGCGATGCTGCTGATGTCTCCCGTCCTGGATCTCAGGTGCGAACTTGCCAGAGCGCGTGAAATTCGCCGCCGGGATCCTTTTGCCTCCGCTCAATCAGCGGCGCGCGCTCTTGACCTCTACGTAGGTGGCGCAGATCGCGGAGATCCGCGCCTCAGCGTGCTTGACGCGGACCTCACCTCGATGCCGCCGATCCTCATTCAGGTGGGCGGGAGAGAAATGTTGATCGATGACTCGCGCCGTCTCGCCGAGCGACTTCAATCAGCTGGATCCCACGTCGAGATCCAGGTATACCGGGGACAGATCCATGTATTCCAGGCTATGTTCCGGATTCTTCCCGAAGCCCGAGACGCGATTCATCGAGCGGGACGCTTCCTTGAAGCCTCGGAAGTCAGGTGA
- a CDS encoding flavin-containing monooxygenase: MSSNFATACRAYDPSIVIIGAGFAGVAMAHRLKKDGFTNFTILEKAADIGGVWRDNTYPGAACDVPSALYSLSYKPNPRWSRRYAEQPEILKYLQQLVESGGLAAHLRTQTEVVAMTFDDQLGRWTLVTNSNETITCDVVVSAVGQLSLPHVPVIADADTFQGPRFHSARWDRSVSLRGKQVAVIGTGASAIQFVPHIVQEAEHVTLYQRTAPWILPKWDSRYGVLHDRVSELLPMALRLERFAVWLIFELLAVTLVDAKPLSRVLGAIARRHLHRQVASPSLREQLMPSDAPGCKRVLFSNDYYPAIASDRVSLVPKAIAELCDNGVKTVDGEFRPADVVIYGTGFRATDFLAPMSVRGSRGVSLAEVWKTQAYAYLGITVPMFPNLFLLYGPNTNVGSGSILYMIESQVRHIATLIKAVAAHPGHAIDVRTESAQRYNTRLRRRLRRSVWALCASWYRTSSGEIPTNWPGPTLVYRLLTRKPHSGDYVLRNVGRLKVGDPAEPSLAD; the protein is encoded by the coding sequence ATGAGCAGCAACTTCGCGACGGCCTGTCGCGCATACGATCCGTCGATCGTGATCATCGGGGCCGGCTTCGCCGGGGTTGCGATGGCCCACCGGCTGAAGAAGGACGGGTTCACGAACTTCACGATCCTGGAAAAGGCTGCAGACATCGGGGGTGTTTGGCGTGACAACACCTATCCGGGAGCGGCCTGCGACGTGCCGTCAGCGTTGTACTCACTCTCGTACAAGCCCAATCCTCGTTGGTCACGGCGATATGCCGAGCAACCCGAGATACTCAAGTACCTCCAACAACTCGTGGAGAGTGGCGGACTGGCCGCGCATCTGCGTACCCAGACCGAAGTTGTCGCAATGACCTTCGATGACCAGCTAGGGCGTTGGACCCTGGTTACGAACTCGAACGAGACAATAACCTGCGATGTCGTCGTCTCGGCCGTGGGTCAGCTCTCCTTGCCACACGTACCCGTTATTGCCGACGCAGACACCTTCCAGGGGCCGCGCTTTCATTCGGCGCGTTGGGACCGATCGGTTTCGCTTCGCGGCAAGCAAGTAGCCGTCATCGGCACAGGAGCTAGTGCCATCCAATTCGTGCCACACATCGTCCAGGAGGCGGAGCATGTCACGCTATATCAGCGCACGGCTCCGTGGATCTTGCCGAAGTGGGACAGCAGGTATGGAGTCCTTCACGACAGGGTGAGCGAGTTATTGCCGATGGCGCTGCGCCTCGAGCGTTTCGCGGTATGGCTAATTTTCGAGTTGCTCGCTGTGACGCTAGTCGACGCGAAGCCCCTCTCACGCGTCCTCGGTGCGATCGCGCGCCGCCACCTACATCGGCAGGTTGCTAGCCCATCTTTGCGCGAGCAATTGATGCCTTCGGACGCGCCAGGGTGCAAGCGAGTGCTGTTCTCGAATGATTACTATCCAGCAATCGCGAGTGATCGCGTGTCGTTGGTGCCGAAGGCTATCGCAGAGCTCTGCGACAACGGTGTCAAGACCGTGGATGGAGAGTTTCGTCCTGCAGATGTCGTGATCTACGGAACCGGGTTTCGCGCCACCGATTTTCTCGCCCCGATGTCCGTGCGCGGCTCTCGCGGAGTCTCCTTGGCCGAGGTGTGGAAGACCCAGGCGTACGCATATCTGGGCATCACTGTCCCCATGTTCCCGAACCTGTTCCTGCTTTATGGTCCCAACACGAATGTGGGCTCGGGGTCGATCCTCTACATGATCGAGTCACAAGTCCGTCACATCGCAACGCTCATCAAAGCCGTGGCCGCTCATCCGGGTCATGCGATCGATGTCAGGACGGAGAGCGCGCAACGCTACAACACGCGCTTGAGAAGGCGACTACGGAGGTCGGTGTGGGCGCTGTGTGCGAGCTGGTATCGAACCTCGAGCGGGGAAATCCCGACGAACTGGCCGGGGCCTACCTTGGTTTATCGACTCCTTACCCGGAAGCCGCACAGCGGCGATTACGTCTTGAGAAACGTCGGGCGTCTAAAGGTCGGAGACCCTGCAGAACCGAGCCTGGCCGACTAA
- a CDS encoding cytochrome P450 has protein sequence MTNHLLAPAHHVKERLSSVIMVPAPHAVDDRWRRWSRDWPVRELAPAPAGSGLKAVRGDAGLPFVGHTLDYIRFGSDFSRERYDRLGSVSWMGAFGTKMVVIAGPDATREAFTSEAKAFSQDGWSFLIDAFFHRGLMLMSFDEHLMHRRIMQEAFTRPRLTGYVEQVTPCVRSAVPAWPVGPSVRIYPLLKELTLDIATDVFMGGRGKDESDAVNKAFVATVRAASSLVRAPLPGTRFRAGVQGRRVLEDYFFRHLPAARAGETEDLFAALCQATTEDGERFSDEDVVNHMIFLMMAAHDTSTITTTAVTYFLAKYPQWQEAAAAEAAAIGDGLPDIEALEKMTVIDRVIKEALRLLAPVPLVMRKTVRDVAIDGYHIPSNTLCAITPAVNHFDRTIWNDPERFDPSRFDEPRREDQHHRFAWVPFGGGAHKCIGMQFGTLEVKAILHRMLRSFTWKVPENYHVRWDNTSLPIPVDGLPLEMKRR, from the coding sequence ATGACGAATCACCTTCTCGCACCTGCGCACCACGTGAAGGAGCGGTTGTCCTCTGTGATCATGGTCCCCGCGCCTCACGCCGTCGACGACAGATGGCGTCGATGGAGCCGGGACTGGCCGGTTCGTGAACTGGCACCGGCACCCGCGGGCAGTGGATTGAAAGCCGTCCGGGGGGATGCCGGACTGCCCTTCGTGGGTCACACGCTCGACTACATCCGATTCGGCTCGGATTTCAGTCGAGAGCGCTACGACCGTCTGGGTTCGGTGTCGTGGATGGGCGCGTTCGGCACCAAGATGGTGGTCATCGCCGGCCCTGACGCCACTCGAGAGGCGTTCACGAGCGAAGCGAAGGCATTCTCTCAGGATGGCTGGTCCTTCCTGATCGACGCCTTCTTCCATCGCGGTTTGATGCTCATGAGCTTCGACGAGCACTTGATGCACCGGCGCATCATGCAGGAGGCGTTTACGCGTCCGCGCCTGACCGGATACGTCGAACAGGTAACGCCATGCGTTCGCTCGGCAGTGCCTGCGTGGCCGGTGGGCCCGTCGGTTCGAATCTACCCACTGTTGAAGGAACTCACCCTCGACATCGCTACCGACGTCTTCATGGGCGGCCGCGGCAAGGACGAGAGCGATGCTGTCAACAAGGCGTTCGTCGCTACGGTCCGGGCGGCGAGTTCCCTTGTGCGTGCTCCGCTTCCGGGAACCAGATTCCGCGCTGGTGTGCAAGGGCGGCGCGTTTTGGAGGACTACTTCTTCCGGCATCTGCCGGCCGCGCGAGCCGGTGAAACGGAGGATCTGTTCGCTGCTCTCTGTCAAGCCACGACCGAAGACGGGGAGCGGTTTTCCGACGAGGATGTGGTGAATCACATGATCTTCTTGATGATGGCGGCCCACGACACCTCGACGATCACCACCACAGCGGTCACCTATTTCCTTGCCAAGTATCCGCAGTGGCAGGAGGCTGCGGCTGCGGAAGCCGCGGCCATCGGTGACGGGTTGCCGGACATCGAGGCCCTGGAGAAGATGACGGTCATCGACCGCGTGATCAAGGAAGCGCTCAGACTGCTTGCACCTGTTCCGCTGGTGATGCGCAAGACGGTTCGAGATGTCGCCATCGATGGATATCACATCCCCTCGAACACGTTATGCGCTATAACGCCTGCCGTGAATCACTTCGATCGAACGATCTGGAATGATCCGGAGCGGTTCGATCCCTCACGTTTCGACGAGCCTCGGCGCGAAGACCAACACCACCGATTCGCCTGGGTTCCGTTCGGAGGTGGAGCGCACAAGTGCATCGGCATGCAATTCGGGACGCTCGAGGTCAAAGCAATCCTGCACAGGATGCTGCGTTCGTTCACTTGGAAGGTTCCGGAGAACTATCACGTCCGATGGGACAACACCTCGCTGCCCATTCCGGTGGACGGACTTCCGTTGGAGATGAAGCGCCGATGA
- a CDS encoding transglutaminase-like domain-containing protein gives MTVDHSPYLEPTEFLDWQQDSVRDFVSSAIRGACGDSEKAIAIFTAVRDSIWYDPYTVTDNPHAYRASTVATAERAYCVPKAVLLTAACRAAGIPARLGFADVRNHLQTKALRERMGGSDVFVYHGYSLMFLNGAWVKATPAFNRELCARFGVSPIEFDGRSDALLHGFTADGTQHMEYLRDRGAYDDLPLADILQALRTHYGTFIDQPNSRPDLFA, from the coding sequence ATGACCGTCGACCACAGCCCCTACCTCGAACCCACGGAGTTTCTTGACTGGCAACAAGATTCGGTACGTGACTTCGTGTCATCGGCGATCCGTGGTGCCTGCGGCGACTCCGAGAAGGCCATCGCCATCTTCACCGCGGTCCGTGACTCCATTTGGTACGACCCCTACACGGTGACCGACAACCCGCACGCGTATCGCGCCAGCACCGTCGCGACCGCAGAACGGGCCTACTGCGTCCCGAAGGCCGTGCTCTTGACTGCAGCGTGCCGAGCGGCGGGAATCCCGGCGCGGCTGGGGTTCGCCGACGTCCGAAACCACCTCCAGACCAAGGCATTGCGCGAGCGGATGGGTGGTAGCGACGTTTTCGTCTACCACGGCTACAGTCTCATGTTCCTCAACGGTGCGTGGGTAAAGGCCACCCCGGCGTTCAATCGCGAGCTGTGCGCACGCTTCGGTGTCTCGCCGATCGAATTCGACGGCCGTAGCGACGCGCTACTCCATGGTTTCACCGCTGACGGCACCCAGCACATGGAGTATCTGCGCGACCGGGGAGCCTACGACGATCTACCCCTAGCAGACATCCTGCAAGCACTGAGAACGCATTACGGCACATTCATCGATCAGCCGAACAGCCGTCCCGACCTCTTCGCCTGA
- a CDS encoding fatty acid--CoA ligase, translating into MQNVPLTVSAIVQHAAAIHGDSEVVTPTGNGYRRTPYRIVLARVARLANALRSLGVTADQRVATFQWSNQEHLEAYCAIPSMGAVLHTLNIRLAPEQLAYIANHASDQIVLVDASVAPLLARALPAMASVHTVIVTGEGDLAPLQGCGKTVLRYEEVLAGQEESFDWPRLDELSAAAMCYTSGTTGDPKGVVYSHRSTYLHSLTACTANALSVSEADRVLAIVPMFHANAWGLIYAALMSGADLVLPDRYLQAEPLVSIIEDTRPTVAGAVPTIWNDVDRYLDSHPERDISSLRLVACGGSAVPLSLMRAFEEKYNVPIVQAWGMTETSPLATVARPAHRADATRRWEMRASQGRPICGVEIRLRDDDGKDVPWDGQSVGEIQARGPWITGSYFGDNDTEKFDEGWLRTGDVGKIDAEGYLTLTDRSKDVIKSGGEWISSVELENTLIGHPAVYEAAVVGVADDKWQERPLALVVVHPGTDVDIDQLRSFLADKVAKWWIPERWSFVSDIPRTSVGKYDKKAIRARHSAGEYLIEIETS; encoded by the coding sequence ATGCAAAATGTTCCGCTCACGGTGTCGGCGATCGTCCAGCATGCGGCAGCCATACACGGTGACAGCGAGGTCGTCACTCCGACCGGAAATGGATATCGGAGAACGCCTTACCGCATTGTGCTGGCGCGAGTGGCTCGCCTTGCCAATGCGCTGCGCAGTCTTGGCGTCACGGCAGACCAACGCGTGGCCACCTTCCAGTGGAGCAACCAGGAACATCTGGAGGCCTACTGTGCGATTCCCTCCATGGGCGCGGTCCTGCACACGCTCAACATTCGTTTGGCCCCAGAGCAACTGGCGTACATCGCCAACCACGCGAGCGATCAGATCGTCCTAGTCGACGCTTCGGTTGCCCCGTTGTTGGCGCGCGCGCTCCCAGCGATGGCGTCGGTGCACACCGTCATCGTCACCGGAGAGGGCGACCTTGCCCCGCTACAGGGATGCGGGAAGACCGTTCTGCGTTACGAGGAAGTGCTTGCCGGCCAGGAAGAATCATTTGACTGGCCTCGGCTCGACGAGCTGTCCGCCGCGGCCATGTGTTATACGAGCGGCACCACCGGAGATCCCAAAGGCGTCGTCTACAGCCACCGTTCGACGTACCTTCACTCCCTGACCGCCTGCACAGCTAACGCTTTGTCAGTCAGCGAGGCCGACCGTGTGCTGGCCATCGTCCCAATGTTTCACGCCAATGCGTGGGGGCTTATCTACGCAGCGTTGATGTCCGGTGCGGATCTGGTGCTGCCTGACCGCTATCTCCAAGCCGAACCGTTGGTGTCGATCATCGAAGACACCAGGCCGACCGTGGCCGGTGCAGTGCCGACGATCTGGAACGATGTCGACCGATATCTGGATTCGCACCCTGAGCGGGACATTTCTTCGCTACGGCTGGTCGCGTGCGGGGGATCTGCTGTTCCGCTTTCCTTGATGCGGGCATTCGAAGAGAAGTACAACGTGCCCATTGTGCAGGCCTGGGGTATGACCGAAACCTCTCCGTTGGCGACCGTTGCACGTCCGGCTCACAGAGCCGACGCGACGCGACGATGGGAGATGCGCGCATCCCAGGGCCGGCCGATCTGCGGTGTCGAAATCCGGTTGCGGGATGACGACGGGAAAGATGTGCCGTGGGACGGGCAATCAGTCGGGGAAATCCAGGCGCGCGGTCCTTGGATCACCGGGTCCTATTTCGGAGACAACGATACGGAGAAGTTCGACGAAGGATGGCTGCGTACCGGTGATGTGGGCAAGATCGACGCCGAGGGCTATCTGACCCTGACCGACCGCTCGAAAGACGTCATCAAGTCAGGTGGCGAATGGATCTCCTCGGTGGAGCTGGAAAACACGCTGATCGGCCACCCTGCCGTGTACGAAGCGGCGGTAGTCGGCGTCGCGGACGATAAATGGCAGGAAAGGCCGTTGGCGCTTGTCGTCGTCCACCCCGGAACCGACGTTGACATTGACCAACTCCGATCGTTTCTTGCGGACAAAGTCGCCAAATGGTGGATTCCTGAGCGATGGAGCTTCGTGTCCGATATTCCGAGAACGAGCGTCGGAAAGTACGACAAAAAGGCCATCCGTGCCCGCCACTCTGCCGGCGAATACCTCATCGAAATCGAAACGTCATAA
- a CDS encoding acyl-CoA dehydrogenase family protein: protein MSSPISPWMNAELLELRDLAAKFFSAELAPHANRFADQHHVDRELWNRAGELGLLCMSIPEEYGGGGGTFAHEAVVLEEQARIGDSSWGAGLHSGIVAHYILQYATEELRAQWLPKMASGEMIGAIAMTEPGTGSDLQSVKTKALLDGDEYVITGSKTFITNGQQADLIIVVAKTDPSQGAAGISLIVVEADRAGFRRGKVLDKIGQRGQDTSELFFDEVRVPRSHLLGQAEGQGFIQLMTQLPQERLIVAVGAVAAMELALEQTLKYTREREAFGRPVFGFQNTKFTLAEAATETRIARVFLDYCIDLHLAGQLDVQTVAMAKWWTTERAMKVLDDCMQLHGGYGYMTEYPISRLWVDQRVQKIYAGTNEVMKEIISRSL from the coding sequence ATGTCCTCACCAATCTCTCCCTGGATGAATGCCGAATTACTCGAGCTTCGTGACCTCGCTGCGAAGTTCTTCTCGGCCGAATTGGCGCCGCATGCGAACCGCTTTGCAGACCAGCACCACGTCGACCGAGAACTGTGGAACCGAGCAGGCGAGCTTGGCCTGCTCTGCATGTCTATACCTGAGGAATACGGCGGAGGCGGTGGCACTTTCGCGCACGAAGCGGTCGTGCTCGAAGAGCAGGCCCGCATAGGTGACAGCTCATGGGGCGCGGGACTGCACAGCGGAATCGTCGCCCACTACATCCTGCAGTACGCGACTGAAGAGCTGCGCGCGCAGTGGCTTCCCAAGATGGCGTCCGGTGAAATGATCGGGGCGATCGCCATGACAGAACCGGGGACCGGGTCCGATCTGCAGAGCGTCAAGACGAAAGCCCTCCTGGACGGTGACGAGTACGTGATCACCGGCTCCAAGACTTTCATCACCAACGGCCAACAGGCCGACCTCATCATCGTTGTTGCCAAGACAGATCCGAGCCAGGGCGCTGCGGGCATCTCTTTGATCGTTGTCGAGGCTGACCGGGCGGGATTCCGGCGCGGCAAGGTTCTCGACAAAATCGGCCAGCGCGGCCAGGACACCTCCGAGTTGTTCTTCGATGAAGTGAGAGTTCCGCGCTCGCATCTACTGGGCCAGGCTGAGGGACAGGGCTTCATTCAGCTGATGACGCAGCTGCCACAAGAGCGACTCATCGTAGCGGTGGGGGCTGTCGCAGCGATGGAACTTGCCCTGGAGCAGACGCTCAAGTATACCCGTGAGCGGGAGGCGTTTGGTCGGCCTGTCTTTGGCTTTCAGAACACCAAGTTCACGCTGGCTGAAGCCGCGACCGAAACGCGCATCGCACGAGTGTTCCTCGACTACTGCATCGACCTGCACCTTGCGGGTCAACTCGACGTGCAGACCGTCGCCATGGCGAAGTGGTGGACCACTGAGCGAGCGATGAAGGTACTCGATGACTGTATGCAGCTTCACGGCGGATATGGCTACATGACCGAGTACCCCATCTCGAGATTATGGGTGGATCAGCGCGTGCAAAAAATCTATGCCGGCACGAACGAGGTGATGAAGGAAATCATCTCGCGTTCCCTATGA
- a CDS encoding BtrH N-terminal domain-containing protein produces MASMVVPYRHDMGGHCGSGALRDLTEWAGIRWGDDTPDEGIVFALGGALDFSYVRSAHLRPPIYLVGRSADLEDEYLTRLGARFERRSTDDPDLGWKWVTEQIDSGRPVMVWTDIAELPYLRTRLSMSRHDVVIVGYDDDEELAFVVDNDRDTPQAVPYENLRKARASTGFPVPTRHTTYVVEWPGAAPDLGNAARSAFCRSADAMQGSCVSAPITEDSDCEIQVRGLPGVSTFVEDLRRWPKIFDDDTLDGALFALSAFIEKAGTGGGLFRDLQARGCRRVAEELSFEPAFRAAEAAKTASELWTAVAHAAYDRGADPHRRASGAASVAAQLPTAERRLAEALREAADLLL; encoded by the coding sequence ATGGCATCGATGGTGGTGCCGTATCGCCACGACATGGGCGGCCATTGCGGATCGGGGGCTCTTCGGGATTTGACCGAATGGGCCGGGATCCGTTGGGGTGATGACACCCCGGACGAAGGTATCGTGTTTGCTCTCGGCGGGGCCCTCGACTTCTCGTATGTTCGCTCGGCGCACCTACGTCCACCGATCTACCTCGTTGGACGTAGCGCGGACCTCGAAGACGAATACTTGACCCGGTTGGGCGCGCGCTTCGAGCGCCGTTCGACAGACGACCCCGATCTTGGTTGGAAATGGGTGACCGAACAGATCGATTCCGGCAGGCCGGTCATGGTGTGGACTGACATCGCCGAATTGCCCTATCTGAGAACGCGTCTGAGTATGAGCCGGCACGATGTCGTGATCGTAGGGTACGACGACGACGAGGAACTCGCCTTCGTGGTCGATAACGATCGCGATACACCTCAAGCCGTGCCTTACGAGAATCTACGGAAGGCGCGGGCATCGACGGGATTTCCCGTCCCCACGCGGCACACCACCTACGTGGTCGAGTGGCCCGGAGCGGCACCAGATCTCGGCAATGCTGCCCGGTCGGCCTTCTGTAGGTCCGCGGACGCGATGCAGGGTTCGTGTGTGAGCGCGCCGATCACCGAGGACTCCGATTGTGAAATTCAGGTGCGTGGGCTACCAGGGGTATCGACTTTTGTGGAGGATCTCAGGCGGTGGCCGAAGATCTTTGACGACGACACCCTCGACGGAGCCTTGTTTGCGCTGAGCGCCTTCATCGAAAAAGCCGGAACCGGAGGCGGTCTGTTCCGAGATCTGCAAGCACGTGGATGTCGGCGCGTCGCTGAAGAGTTGAGTTTCGAACCTGCGTTTAGAGCAGCGGAGGCTGCAAAGACCGCATCTGAGTTGTGGACCGCGGTTGCGCACGCCGCTTATGACCGCGGTGCAGATCCGCACCGAAGAGCGAGCGGCGCCGCGTCCGTGGCTGCGCAATTGCCGACAGCCGAACGTCGACTCGCGGAGGCGCTGAGGGAGGCAGCAGATCTACTCCTATGA
- a CDS encoding SCP2 sterol-binding domain-containing protein has protein sequence MAVFADAEEVYRYLAGIFRRGLENEDLANRLAGSGVVLRIHYTDPDAVVTVDMPEKVVETGADSGVTPNVELFMSADTGNRFWLGKVNLTMAMAKGTVRAKGPVTKLIKLIPQAKNLFPEYRAILEADKRHDLLNV, from the coding sequence ATGGCTGTCTTCGCTGATGCGGAAGAGGTTTACCGCTACCTCGCCGGCATCTTTCGACGAGGTTTGGAGAACGAAGACCTTGCGAACAGACTTGCCGGGTCCGGGGTGGTGTTACGGATCCACTACACCGATCCGGATGCGGTAGTAACCGTGGATATGCCGGAGAAGGTCGTAGAGACCGGCGCGGACAGTGGCGTTACACCGAATGTCGAATTGTTCATGTCCGCGGATACCGGCAACAGGTTCTGGTTGGGGAAGGTGAACTTGACCATGGCGATGGCGAAAGGAACTGTACGAGCGAAAGGTCCTGTCACCAAACTGATCAAGCTCATACCGCAGGCAAAGAACCTCTTTCCGGAATACCGGGCAATCCTTGAGGCCGACAAGCGTCACGACCTGCTCAATGTGTGA